From the Plasmodium vivax chromosome 5, whole genome shotgun sequence genome, one window contains:
- a CDS encoding hypothetical protein (encoded by transcript PVX_089960A), producing MALLLHLLEYLLHKLGIRKHIKGVKRICMNSIKHFILEELELTPFTVSLLDGLARNAPGGKPHRESGTHGKVSSKGKRPREEKGAFGAYLAYLDSLKERRHQLSFDICYVGRVEVDWGVPSSGEGNLSGNRSGSRSGNRRGNRSGNRSGGVRDAHVYSGLTAQVENVFVSVKLQEEGVRSGESARGGRGKNGKKANMVGRTVGSAKNDGERSSGDDRCKSLETRRSLPLVALLLGVLYLNVVKTKLCKLACSLLQYITHNILKRNLLRLLKGTLSKMAKQHILCLDVRNVNIIFEDSLSNGKKRIFLSVHVSEIHADNCSFIRSREREGSHVREETLSRNLLQKGKKLIRNGGDTLQGNTYEDLFNVGISQVSVYQDGRSQHIGRSDIREDKLKYKFFFFYNMKVTHQRECLLKETNLLWVVSKDRGSQRYLLSVVTPGIQLALSNDGLYSLYLFLYNTEEEEPASPGKRNCSSWTFTWNSSK from the exons ATGGCGCTGCTACTACACCTGTTGGAGTACCTCCTACACAAGCTGGGAATTAGGAAGCACATTAAGGGGGTGAAGCGCATCTGCATGAACAGCATTAAGCATTTCATTTTGGAGGAGTTAGAACTGACCCCCTTCACGGTTAGCCTCCTCGATGGCCTGGCGAGAAACGcaccgggggggaagccacaTAGGGAAAGCGGCACACACGGGAAAGTCTCAtcgaaggggaagcggcccCGTGAAGAGAAGGGAGCGTTCGGTGCGTATTTGGCCTACCTGGACTCTCTGAAGGAGAGGAGACACCAACTGAGCTTTGACATTTGCTACGTCGGTAGGGTGGAGGTCGACTGGGGGGTCCCCTCCAGCGGGGAGGGCAATCTAAGCGGCAATAGAAGCGGCAGTAGGAGCGGAAACAGACGCGGCAACAGAAGCGGTAATAGAAGTGGCGGGGTGCGCGATGCACACGTCTACAGCGGCTTGACCGCGCAGGTGGAAAACGTCTTCGTGAGTGTGAAGCTGCAGGAGGAGGGCGTCCGCTCGGGGGAGTCTGCgagaggaggaaggggaaagaacGGAAAGAAGGCAAACATGGTTGGCCGCACAGTGGGTAGCGCTAAAAACGATGGTGAACGGAGCAGCGGTGATGATAGATGCAAATCCTTGGAGACCCGCAGGAGCCTCCCCCTGGTGGCTCTCCTCCTGGGCGTCCTCTACCTGAACGTCGTGAAAACGAAGCTGTGCAAGTTGGCCTGTTCCCTCCTCCAGTACATCActcataatattttaaagagGAACCTCCTGCGCCTTCTCAAAGGAACCCTTTCCAAAATGGCCAAGCAACACATCCTCTGCCTTGACGTAAGAAACGtaaatatcatttttgaaGATTCTCTCTCgaatggaaagaaaaggatCTTCCTCTCTGTACATGTGAGCGAAATTCACGCGGACAACTGTAGCTTTATCCGGAGCAGGGAGAGAGAGGGAAGCCACGTGAGGGAAGAGACACTCAGTCGGAACctcctccaaaaggggaagaagctcaTTCGAAATGGTGGGGACACCCTGCAGGGGAATACCTACGAGGACCTATTCAACGTGGGCATCAGTCAGGTTAGTGTTTACCAAGATGGAAGGAGTCAGCACATCGGTAGGAGCGACATTCGTGAGGACAAgcttaaatataaattttttttcttttataatatgaaaGTCACCCATCAGAGGGAGTGCCTGCTGAAGGAGACCAACCTGCTGTGGGTCGTATCGAAGGACAGGGGCAGCCAGAGGTACCTCCTCAGCGTCGTCACCCCGGGCATTCAGCTCGCCCTTTCGAATGATGGGCTTTACAGTTTGTATTTGTTTCTGTATAA CaccgaagaggaagagcccGCGTCGCCGGGGAAACGAAACTGCTCCAGTTGGACCTTCACATGGAACAGTTCAAAGTGA